A region of Cucumis melo cultivar AY chromosome 2, USDA_Cmelo_AY_1.0, whole genome shotgun sequence DNA encodes the following proteins:
- the LOC103492277 gene encoding nudix hydrolase 8-like isoform X1, with translation MAMELLDHWNDEYEGIIINSESLPSKHLSSNRDSSGEKGCGSKLDTEQAALVSVAINCCNFQEGFNYHHAEAGYVMLTYWIPDLPSMLPSGPSHHIGVAALPSMTTRRWIQCSCFGNCVQVSIYTFWLTRFFHRLTWLVGLAATPIFTLYIYLH, from the exons ATGGCCATGGAACTATTAGATCACTGGAATGATGAATATGAAGGGATCATCATTAATTCAGAGAGCCTACCCTCCAAGCATCTCTCTTCCAATCGAGACTCGag TGGAGAAAAGGGATGTGGCTCAAAATTAGATACAGAGCAGGCTGCACTAGTTTCTGTGGCTATTAAT TGTTGTAATTTTCAGGAAGGGTTCAACTATCATCATGCTGAAGCAGGATATGTCATGCTCACTTACTGGATTCCTGATTTGCCCTCCATGCTTCCTTCTGGCCCCTCCCATCATATTGGTGTTGCAGCATTACCATCAATGACAACAAGGAG ATGGATTCAATGTTCTTGCTTCGGGAATTGCGTTCAG GTGAGCATTTACACTTTTTGGCTGACACGGTTCTTTCACCGACTGACGTGGCTGGTTGGACTTGCGGCTACACCAATCTTTACTctgtatatatatttacactaa
- the LOC103492277 gene encoding nudix hydrolase 8-like isoform X3: MAMELLDHWNDEYEGIIINSESLPSKHLSSNRDSSGEKGCGSKLDTEQAALVSVAINEGFNYHHAEAGYVMLTYWIPDLPSMLPSGPSHHIGVAALPSMTTRRCL, encoded by the exons ATGGCCATGGAACTATTAGATCACTGGAATGATGAATATGAAGGGATCATCATTAATTCAGAGAGCCTACCCTCCAAGCATCTCTCTTCCAATCGAGACTCGag TGGAGAAAAGGGATGTGGCTCAAAATTAGATACAGAGCAGGCTGCACTAGTTTCTGTGGCTATTAAT GAAGGGTTCAACTATCATCATGCTGAAGCAGGATATGTCATGCTCACTTACTGGATTCCTGATTTGCCCTCCATGCTTCCTTCTGGCCCCTCCCATCATATTGGTGTTGCAGCATTACCATCAATGACAACAAGGAG GTGCTTGTAG
- the LOC103492277 gene encoding nudix hydrolase 8-like isoform X2 produces MAMELLDHWNDEYEGIIINSESLPSKHLSSNRDSSGEKGCGSKLDTEQAALVSVAINEGFNYHHAEAGYVMLTYWIPDLPSMLPSGPSHHIGVAALPSMTTRRWIQCSCFGNCVQVSIYTFWLTRFFHRLTWLVGLAATPIFTLYIYLH; encoded by the exons ATGGCCATGGAACTATTAGATCACTGGAATGATGAATATGAAGGGATCATCATTAATTCAGAGAGCCTACCCTCCAAGCATCTCTCTTCCAATCGAGACTCGag TGGAGAAAAGGGATGTGGCTCAAAATTAGATACAGAGCAGGCTGCACTAGTTTCTGTGGCTATTAAT GAAGGGTTCAACTATCATCATGCTGAAGCAGGATATGTCATGCTCACTTACTGGATTCCTGATTTGCCCTCCATGCTTCCTTCTGGCCCCTCCCATCATATTGGTGTTGCAGCATTACCATCAATGACAACAAGGAG ATGGATTCAATGTTCTTGCTTCGGGAATTGCGTTCAG GTGAGCATTTACACTTTTTGGCTGACACGGTTCTTTCACCGACTGACGTGGCTGGTTGGACTTGCGGCTACACCAATCTTTACTctgtatatatatttacactaa
- the LOC103492278 gene encoding ATP-dependent 6-phosphofructokinase 7-like encodes MATTGNNIDSSKVKIVHGDGGYVLEDVPHFSDYISDLPTYANPLQDNPAYSVVKQYFVHVDDSVPQKVVVHKSSPRGIHFRRAGPRQRVYFQADEVHACIVTCGGLCPGLNTVIRELVCGLYNMYGVKKVLGIEGGYRGFYSKNTIHLTPKFVNDIHKRGGTVIGTSRGGHDTSKIVDSIQDRGINQVYIIGGDGTQKGAAAIYEEVRRRGLKVSVVGIPKTIDNDIPVIDKSFGFDTAVEEAQRAINAAHVEAESMENGIGLVKLMGRYCGFIAMYATLASRDVDCCLIPESPFYLEGPGGLYEYIARCLKDNGHMVIVIAEGAGQELLSGSFGSDKQDASGNKLLQDIGLWLSQRIKDHFSKEHKMTINLKYIDPTYMIRAIPSNASDNVYCTLLAQSAVHGAMAGYTGYTSGLVNGRQTYIPFYRIIDKQNKVVITDRMWARLLSSTNQPSFLTAKDVSEEKKEEETVTQMNQLSQLSNNTEDETVSNPSVK; translated from the exons ATGGCTACAACTGGTAATAACATTGACAGTAGCAAGGTGAAGATCGTCCATGGCGATGGTGGTTACGTTCTTGAAGATGTTCCTCATTTCTCTGACTATATTTCCGATCTCCCT ACGTATGCTAATCCATTGCAAGATAATCCTGCATACTCTGTAGTCAA GCAGTATTTTGTACATGTTGATGATTCCGTTCCTCAGAAG GTTGTTGTTCACAAAAGTAGTCCAAGAGGAATACATTTTAGGCGTGCTGGACCCCGCCAACGA GTATACTTTCAGGCGGATGAGGTTCATGCCTGCATTGTGACATGTGGCGGTCTTTGCCCCGGACTCAATACTGTGATCAGGGAGCTAGTATGTGGTTTATACAATATGTATGGTGTCAAGAAGGTTCTTGGAATCGAA GGTGGATACAGAGGTTTCTATTCTAAGAATACCATCCATTTGACTCCAAAGTTCGTGAATGATATCCATAAACGTGGTGGAACTGTCATTGGGACCTCACGAGGTGGTCATGATACCTCAAAGATAGTTGACAGTATTCAAGATCGTGGCATCAATCAG GTTTATATAATTGGTGGAGATGGAACTCAGAAAGGAGCAGCTGCTATATATGAG GAAGTCAGAAGGAGAGGACTCAAAGTTTCAGTTGTTGGGATCCCGAAAACCATCGATAATGACATCCCG GTCATTGACAAATCATTTGGCTTTGACACTGCTGTTGAAGAGGCTCAGCGGGCTATAAATGCAGCCCATGTTGAAGCTGAAAGTATGGAGAATGGTATAGGGCTTGTGAAGTTGATGGGTCGCTATTGTG GGTTCATAGCGATGTATGCAACTCTTGCAAGCAGGGACGTAGACTGTTGTTTAATTCCAGAGTCACCCTTCTATCTCGAAGGTCCCGGTGGACTTTATGAATACATAGCAAGATGTCTCAAAGACAACGGCCACATGGTCATTGTCATTGCAGAAGGAGCTGGACAGGAGCTGCTTTCTGGAAGCTTCGGTTCTGATAAGCAGGATGCTTCTGGAAATAAGCTTCTTCAAGATATTGGGCTATGGCTATCTCAGAGAATCAAG GATCATTTTTCTAAAGAACATAAGATGACCATAAACCTCAAATATATTG ATCCAACATATATGATCCGAGCTATTCCAAGTAATGCCTCAGATAATGTTTACTGCACTCTTCTTGCTCAAAGTGCTGTACATGGAGCAATGGCTGGCTACACTGGCTACACGAGCGGACTCGTTAACGGAAGACAGACATACATTCCCTTCTAC CGAATCATAGATAAACAGAACAAGGTTGTGATAACTGACAGAATGTGGGCAAGGCTTCTATCATCAACGAACCAACCAAGCTTTTTAACTGCGAAAGACGTATCGGAggagaagaaagaggaagagacaGTAACCCAGATGAACCAGTTGAGCCAGTTGAGCAATAACACCGAGGACGAAACGGTGAGCAATCCTAGTGTAAAGTAG